The following proteins are encoded in a genomic region of Sandaracinaceae bacterium:
- a CDS encoding cupin domain-containing protein — MSHDPASPSARFILTAEAIDAMEGTEKVHFLNPNGRRTNKSLGDATGLKGFGIHLIEVPVGADSTEYHVHHQEDECVYVLSGQARVTLDEQTFDLGAGDFVGLPAGGPAHVFHNPGPDVLRCLVVGQRLAHDVGDYPRLGKRLYRNDGVWNLVDLANVMDPKAGAGSRVGSK, encoded by the coding sequence ATGAGCCACGATCCTGCTTCCCCGAGCGCGCGCTTCATCCTCACGGCCGAGGCCATCGACGCCATGGAGGGCACCGAGAAGGTGCACTTCCTGAACCCGAACGGCCGGCGCACCAACAAGTCGCTCGGCGACGCCACGGGGCTCAAGGGCTTCGGCATCCACCTCATCGAGGTGCCGGTGGGCGCAGACTCCACCGAGTACCACGTGCACCACCAAGAGGACGAGTGCGTCTACGTGCTCTCGGGGCAGGCGCGCGTGACGCTGGACGAGCAGACCTTCGACCTGGGGGCAGGCGACTTCGTGGGGCTCCCGGCCGGGGGGCCGGCGCATGTGTTCCACAACCCTGGGCCCGACGTGCTGCGGTGTTTGGTGGTGGGCCAGCGGCTAGCGCACGACGTGGGGGACTACCCGCGGCTGGGCAAGCGGCTGTACCGGAACGATGGCGTGTGGAACCTGGTGGACCTGGCGAACGTGATGGACCCGAAGGCGGGGGCGGGGTCGCGGGTGGGCAGCAAGTAG
- a CDS encoding alpha/beta fold hydrolase encodes MSRPALLAALLSLATFVTGCDDEALPPLPDSPSYVLTEDEGRPAQVYVPRDYDPATQYPLVVLLHGYGAGGGAQNLYFGLSNQTTAQQFILLVPNGTRDSTGTSFWNSDPRISGETVDDVAYLRRLLAEAQANFRVDPQRVYLFGHSNGGFMSYRMACEAPDVITAIASLNGMPPEDPSECTPELPVSVLQIHGTADDTVLYDGRATDDGLGYPSAPVAVERFAEAAGCNLDASEEGEALDLDDALPGNETVVLEYEQGCDRGLGAALWTMEGGGHLPVRSDTFVPSVLTWLKRHTR; translated from the coding sequence ATGTCACGCCCTGCCCTACTCGCTGCGCTCCTGTCCCTCGCCACCTTCGTCACGGGCTGTGATGACGAGGCGCTGCCGCCCCTGCCCGACTCGCCGAGCTACGTGCTGACCGAGGACGAGGGGCGCCCCGCGCAGGTGTACGTGCCGCGCGACTACGACCCGGCCACGCAGTACCCGCTCGTGGTTCTGCTGCACGGCTATGGCGCAGGCGGCGGCGCGCAGAACCTGTACTTCGGGCTCAGCAACCAGACCACGGCGCAGCAGTTCATCTTGCTGGTGCCCAACGGCACCCGCGACAGCACGGGCACCTCCTTCTGGAACTCGGACCCGCGCATCAGCGGCGAGACCGTGGACGACGTGGCCTACCTGCGTCGGTTGCTCGCCGAGGCCCAGGCCAACTTCCGCGTGGACCCGCAGCGCGTGTACCTCTTTGGCCACAGCAACGGGGGCTTCATGAGCTACCGCATGGCCTGTGAGGCGCCCGACGTGATCACCGCCATCGCCAGTCTGAACGGGATGCCGCCCGAGGACCCGAGCGAGTGCACCCCCGAGCTGCCGGTGAGCGTGCTGCAGATCCACGGCACGGCGGACGACACGGTGCTCTACGACGGCAGGGCCACGGACGATGGCCTCGGCTACCCCAGCGCCCCCGTGGCCGTCGAGCGCTTCGCCGAGGCCGCCGGCTGCAACCTGGACGCTTCCGAGGAGGGCGAGGCGCTCGACCTCGATGACGCGCTGCCCGGCAACGAGACCGTGGTGCTGGAGTACGAGCAGGGCTGTGACCGCGGGCTCGGCGCGGCGCTCTGGACCATGGAAGGCGGCGGCCACTTGCCCGTGCGCTCCGACACGTTCGTTCCCTCCGTGCTCACGTGGCTCAAGCGGCACACCCGCTGA